ATTACTTGAAGATTAACAGACCCTAGAATTTTTTCCCGAGTAGATAATGTATATAATCTACCGAGTTTAACTAAGGGGATAATATTTCTATGCAGGCCACAGAAGTATTTTTTGGTGGTCACTCGAACTCCATTGTCAAACTCATTGGATGTAAAGGACAGCTATTAGACGAAATGGAGATTCCTCATTTTGTTTAGCAACAAAGATTTTGCCCCAAGGTATTAAACTCTTTGCCTGTTAAGATCGGTGTTCGTTAACACTTTGGTGGAAGCAAATGATAGTGTTTTTTTAAAACTATGCCTATTCCCTACATCTAGTTTTTCTTCTGTTTTCGGGTGGGGAATGGAGCAATTAAAAGACAGTAATGTTTCGACAAAATCAATGTatgatgtcttgttttgtgccatTGGTTTCACTAGAGATGTTTACTAGCATGTCCGGGGACAAAAAGAAAGTTCCATCTAGTAGCTCTCGATTTAAGTTGATTTGAAATCTTTGATAAAAGAAAAGGTTTGACAATTTAGCATGTGGAGTTCAAGAAATAATTTGTTTATTAAAGAAAGGGGGGGAAAAGACAATGCTTTTTCTCTTAAAAGTGATTGCTTGCACACACATTTGACAAAGGTGCCTGTTAGCACATTGTGATTAAAGCGGGAAAAGAAAATTAATctcatcttttaaaaaaataagaagtGCAATATAGAAATAAACTAAAAAGAGGATGCTCTTTGAGAGAGAAAAAAACGTGGGGTTTTTTTTGGGGAATTTACTGAAAAAATAACAGAGCAATCAAAAGCTTGTTATGAATTTATAAACATATACTTCTTTTTTCTTGGGAACATTGTAACAGCAAGAGTATCATTCAGAAAATAACATTGAAATTAAATTACTACTCTACCCCACGCTCCACTTTTTTCCAATTTTAATGGATTTGCAAATGGTATCTCCCCATTTATCATACCAAGAACATGACCGCTGTGGGTAAAGCTTAAACCAACAAAAAATCATCCAGCGAAACTAATATCAACGAGTATTCAAAACTTGTTCACTTGGCCTTCCAATGAAAAAAAAACATTAGCAAACTCAGCCAAAAGCATTAATTTCATACATGAATACCTTCATAGCTTGTTGTCCAAAGGCCGAGCATGTATACTCTCTAAAACACAGTTCTGTAAACTGATTACATGTCTGACTACATTTTGATTCCCACTGAAACCAGAAAGCTTAAGGATTTCAAGAGACTAAAAGACGTAAACCCCCTTCATCGTTCTTTGGGCACCATCATGAAGTTGCTGCTGTTAATGAATGAACGAGCAGCAGTACAGAGCACTAACCATACATTATAAAGATCGTATTACATGGTTAACGGCAACTATTTTAcaatcctcctatattcaatctgAGCAAAAGAATCATGACGTCCTGAAGAAACAAGAACTACGGTAGTTGACTCCAAGCCGCAGATGATGCACGCGGTGTGTGTTTGATTTACTTACGAGATGACAATCCATGTTTCCAGCTGTAGGTTCTTCGGTTCGATTCTTGAGGTGAGAAGGTAAGCCCAAACATCTCCTTGAGAGCCTGCCCTTGTTCTGCAAGTCCAATCACTCTTGAGATAACAGATGCACTCTCTCTTACATGTTCTAGATCCTTGGTCTTGGACCAAAGGTGCCGAACAAGCTGCAGTCTTCTCTGTTTCGAGTCTAATGAAATTCCCCACTTGATATAGAGACTCTCTCTTTCTGCCGCAGACAAACTCTTCTGCATCTGCCTGCAAAGCATGTCTCTTTCACGCCGAAGCAGTTTCAAACTGCCGAAAAGCAAACAGACATAGTTTCAGCTATAAACTATGTTTACAAACAAATAAGAGGAAATTTGTAGGCACGGCATCAGGGTAGAACCTTTGTGAGGAAGTTGTTCTCTGATCAAGTGCTGCAGCTTTGTGAACATTTCCCTGAAATAAATTGCTCCTTAAAAAGGATAGCCTCCTAAGTTCCACTTCCATGTAAATAGAGTCTGTTGGATCACCTTTGAAAAGCATGTAAAAGTAAGTCCTATGGACTAGGGAAACATTACAGTCATGCCAAAGCTCAATAATCTCTTGTTGCTTCTTCTCAAATTCCTGAGGCCATCTGGAAGGAGACTGCAGAGAATCCATTGTTGATTCCAGACCAACATCCTTGACAGTACTCTCAGCTCCAAAGTCTTCAACCACATTCAATTCAGTCTCCTGATATCATGCAAACACAAACTTCAAAGAAAGTATCATAGCAGGAGTTACCAACATACTTGAAGATCATGTTCATTGTTACTTTAGTAATATGAAACTATCTTAATCAGATGCATCATTCAATATAATTTCTCTCAAAGTGAAAACCAATATTATTTGAAATAACAATTTGGCACTGGAGGTATCAAAAGACCAATTTCATGGTTAAACCAACAGAAAACTATTTCTATAGAATAATCCTGAATCATTTATGCAGTCAGAATATGGACAGAAAAGCCATAAGAACACAGTTGCCACACCAGATGATGTCTCCATTTCAGACTTAGTTCATCAAGTTTTAAAGTTCTTGTCAATTATCGATatgtcaaaatctgaaaacttactAACAGTTCACCTAGGGGACCAATACACTGTCAAAGATTGTATGTCCATCTAATTCTCCATTGTTGACAGTGAAAATTTGGCAAAATATACTAGGGAGTGGATAACTTGTCCATCCCCATGTTGACTGTATATACTTGGACATTTCACTGCAATCCAAAAGCTTTAGATTCTTCAATTAAATACAAGTCAGAATCTTCTATTTAGAAGCTATATGATTTTCACATCAATGTGCAACTCATGCAAGAATCTCCACCACGTTACAGAACCAATCCTCTTATGATTAGAGTATGCAATTACTCACTTTTGCACACACTGCATGCTATTAACTCAACCACACGACTTTAAAAAGTCAACCATTCTCATTCTTCAGCACATTATTAATCCACATGCaatctttcatttttttggtACAGAACACAATCTAAAAGAACCATTCTTATGCATAGTTACACACCATTCATCTGCTCTATAAAACAATATCAGACACCTTCCTAGGGGCTAGTTCCCAGTGTTAGTCACCAATATTTCCATTAGCCAAATAACTATCACCCCATCAAGTAATCAACCACATTTCTGTTATCTTAAACCAACAAACCCATCCCACCATGAACAATGTTTGGATTGTGCATTGGTTTCAGCAGGGAACTAAAAGGAGTATAGAACAGGACCAAGGTTCTTTATGAGTTTTGTTTCCAGCATATACTACATCTCTTCATCAATCACTCTTAGTCTACAGCTCCCAGTCCTATAGGTGGCACGTAAGTCAACTAAAGTGCTACCATCAGATGCGAGAAGACATTGGATAGAAAACCCAAGGCACTTTCCTCCTTTCTTCATTCCTTATTTTCGCCCAACAGTATACCATCACATGGTTACAGCATGCCCTATAGACTGGCATGGTGGCATGTTGTGATGGAGAAAACATTGGTCCAAGAAGATAAGATCAATATGTCAAGCATATGATAGTAAATTACTATAGTTAGGATCCATCTCCCCTTAAAACAATGTTCATTAATTACCTTATGAAAGATGGCACATCATAAGAATTGTCTTATATGTACCATACAGAACTGCACAGCGACACGAAAatgcacacaagaaaaaatatgataaaaaattttCCAGTCAAAATTTTCATACCTGATCAATGATCAACTGTTTCTTACGATGGACTTGAGTCATCTTATTCGGCTCTCTGTAATCATCCAATCTAGTTGTTTCAATTTCAGGATCAACATCTGGATTCAATTGTTTCTCTACACTAAAGGAGGTGTCATCTTCAGAATTTTGAGATCCTCTCACTGAAAGTTTTCTGATCTCAGAACCATGATTTAAGGCAAATAGTTTCTTTTGAAATCCTTCAGGCCTTCCTGGGAACTCTCGTAGAGATAGATTAGGTGGCGTACTATCTTCTTGGAGCCAAGGCGAAGAGCTCACCAAAATTGACCTACAGCTTCTACTTCTACTGAATGGCAAGGCTCTAAAACTTGGATCTTGCCATGAGGACCATGGAGATGAAGCATCTGGATAAGCCTTAACAAAATTGACTAGTGTCTTCCTAACGTTCtgaagatgttgctccaatgtgaCAGGATCAGCACCAAGTGATCCCAAATCCATCTGTCTTTCAGGTATATGATGTCCGTGTATTCGTTCAGAGGAAATTGTGGCAGGCTGTTCGAGACTATTGCTTCCTTCAGTTAGCAAGGAATTTGAATCTTCACTTCTACATGCCTCATTCATCTCAATACAGCGAACTTCCTTGCAGATTTCCTCAAAATCTCCATCGAGGCTTTTATCAATCTCTTCTTCACCTTGATTTCCACTTAACCCAATGAACTCAAATTTTGTTATTGAGTGCCTTGGTGATGGAGTGCCTGGTTTTTGTGTTTGCAGGTAGTGTTGACTTCTTGACGTTAAAAATTTTGTGGAAGAAGAATCAAGACTACAATCAGCAATATCTGAACGCTCGGTCATTGAAAGCAAATCCTCACATGCATAAGGTACATTAAGTGATGAGGTTTGGCTTGACTCCTGAAAGAAAGACAGGAATAAATAGAGAACTAAATTAATTAATTGATAATACTGCACATAGGAAAAATGAATACCCATTGTCTTGAAGAATGATCCTCGCCAACAACTTGCAGCAAACCATCCACTCGTAACTGAGCTACATCACGCTGCTGGATCAACTCCTGTATCTCATTCTCCATCTGTGCAGTTCGCAATATTACCAATAATTGTCAATGTCTTACACTACTGCAGCTGTGAGTATTGGGAAGTTTATTATAGGAGTTCAaagatgtccatgtcttttgaaaTTCAGATGGTTTCTGTTTTAGCTAATGGTATATCTAAAAATGCAACCACTTATACATCACATGAATGACAATAAAGGCTTGAAGGAATCTATGTTGCCACAAAAAAAAGGGATCTGATTGCTCTTGGTTCACTAGTAATGTTTTTCCCAACAAGGCCCAGTGGCAGGAAAAGATCAATGTAGCCAACAACACAGGACCGAGACCAAGACTAGAGCAGCTTGTTCTCATTAGAACTACAAAGATCATAAACAATGCTAAAAGCATTAAgcggaattaaataaaattattctgTACCTTTTTAATTTGAGCATCCTTCTCCCTCAACAATGCTTCAACGCTTGGAGATATTCCTGGATATCTCAATTCGCTCTCCAATCTGGCAAGTTCCTTTTGCAAATGCTTAACCAATGCCTTATCAGACATAACTACATTGACCTGTGCACTAGTAACTACTTCTTTTGCACAGCTTGCAAAAAGAAGTGTATTTTTAGATTGCTCGATATGGCTTATTGCAGGACTCATTGTGCAAATAATGGCAGTTCTTGCGTTACCCCCTAAGGATGGCTGCAATATTCGCGTGAGCTTTGAATCCCGATATGGTACATGCCCATTTCTTCCCTTGCTGTGCCAACCAAGACAAGGATTATGgtaaaaaggaaagtagaaagcgtCGAAAGAAGGGTTATATTCTGAAAGCTTATTAGATCATCAAATTAAACAAAAAATCACAAACATCCTCTTTTACACTCTTGAAATATTATGGAAGATAACCattttataaatcataaaaatacttCAACCAAGATCCACTTTCTaactcaaactttttttttttcagatggaTACGCAAAAGGAGAACTATACAGGCACATATTAATTCATACACTTTTGGGAATCACAATACCACAGAAAGCCTACTGAATATTGTCTTAAAATTAATTAGAAAGTATACGTATATTTTGGGCTTATGGCCTGAAAAAATTTTTTGGTAACAAATTAGTCAATCAACACATGCTGCACAAGTGACTTAGAACTGATTGCACAGCTGatgcttcagaaataaaaccaaatCTGTTGCAGCTCATGATCAGTAACAATAACAAAGAGTGTGAGAAGAGAAGGAACTTATATTGAtgaaataaaataatcaataCTGAGTTTCAAGTCCAAATTCCATTCATATATTTACATATCCTTTTTTATCAGGATATAGTTGCATTGATTAGAATGCCCTAAGTGCATGTATCTCAGCACATGGTCAGCAACACAAGCCAAATATTACAGCTACGTTGGTTTACTATCAACATATTATAGTTGTTCTCCTGTTGAATCTAATCTAAGGACAGTATTAGGTTGACAAAATGATGGATGAAATTTCCtcaatttcaaaataaataattaactaGGAAACTCATTACACACAACAGCAACCTCAGATGTGGTGCTTGTATTCAAGTTAGGACAGTGGATCTACAGAGCCAAATCAAggaaatttatttttgttataaaaCGCCAAGTGCATCCTTTTTTTCCCATTTAGAGAGGACCATTAAAAGATTAACAACAGATATTATAGATGCCAAGCTGATATGGTTGCAGTGGATTTGCCAAATATGAGCTAGTTATTTTACTTAATTTCTTCTCATCAAGAGTGATATGAGCCTAGCCGGTACCATAGACCATATATATGTATTAACCACATGATGGAATAAAAGATGTCCTAGAACTTGAGAAATCCCACAGGATCAAAGCAAAAGAATGGTGCATACTCTGCTCAGAATATCACGTGAATCCCCTTATGCTTTTATGAATCAATGGGCCTTCAATCTTTGTGCATGATTACATGAATATTGAATCATTATACATTCTATTTTGAGTGGATTAACAAATCCACAGATATTTTCTCTTTGAGGAATTGATCTCACGGATCATGTGAATGTTGGATCATCATATGTTCTATTTTCAGTGCATTAGCAAATCTGTAGATCTCTCTGAGGAACTGATCTCACTGTTTACATCTTCTTTATGACAACATAGCATGCATATTCTTATAAGCAGAAAGAACAATGGTTCCTAGTTTCATCCAGACCGATATGTACTGGACAATATTTTCCTCATACCTATTTATTTGATCAAGTGTCTTACATAATCCAAAAAAAGACCAAAATGATTCACTTTGCTGATCCTTAAACTCCCAAGATTTTGATTTAGGTTTGGCAAGACTGTGTGTAGCACAATGGATCAGGTTTATATCCACTGCAATGTCAATCACCCACATCTCTCATCTACAGTGGACATAAGTTCAACAAAATATTAGAAACCTGTATGTCATCTCTTAGGCACTCCACCCAAATGCTATCCTGGAGTAGCGAACTCCAGAATCTTCTATTGCTTCTATGGAGTATTTCTAACTTCCAGGACCGACCACGTTTAATGCCCTTCTAATATCTTTCAGGGAAACTTGGTGCACATGACCACATTCAGATAGTCTTCAGCCAAATTTTGCTTCACCTTCAAAATTCCTCATTGTTTATAGTTATTGTAAAGGATACACTGCCAAAATTTTTGTTGACACCCATCTTTATGGCATATAGGATCTTGTGACTGTCTCAAGTACCATCTCAACTCTTGTGGCTCTACAGTGACTAATGAATAAACCCACTCaatacagcaacaacaacaaaaccataagtccCAACAATAAACCCACTCAATCCACTTAAAATATGTTTGATTATGCTAATCTGCTAAAACATAGATGGGATATGGGCATCGAGTATAGCTACATGGCAAACTTAGCCATGCTAATCAAAAATAGATATATCAAATTTgctattttcaaaaataaatgtcTGAAGTAATCTTACATACTTGACAAACTTTAATTTATAACAATATTTTTTAGAATATATTCATTAAAAACCTAATATAAGCGCAAACAAGTTGGAAGTTAAAAAACATTAAAAAGCATATTCTAGAAAAGAAAAATCAATGGATTTTAATGTCTCCCACTGTTAAGACTTAAGAGTAATATGACAGGATGACTGGCTAGTGTCAAGGAGATGTTTGCAAGCATGGCCTGTGTCACTTGGTATTATTTTCTTTCTCGCCTTTTCTTAACCACCTTTAACAATTTACACAACGTAACACCACGAGATAATGTTAATCTATGACTTTTAGaactaatgaaaattacatgtcaagttttttttttaaacaccTCTCTCTTGCCAGTTACGATGGATATCTTTAGACCATCATTGATAACTTGTTACACACAAAAGCAATTTAAATCTAGAGGATGATAAACAAGATCCAGATGAATCAGTACCAAggcaaaagaaataaaagaaggtACAACAACCTCAGCTTGCGAATAACAGTTCCAAGGGTTAGTAAGCTTCGATTTATGTGGCATCCCTCTTTCAGCCTAGCACCAGCTGATAATGCTTGAGATGCACGTTCACTCCCTGCCAGATCAACAAAATTCTGCATGCAAAAAAACCAAATCAAGCTTTCTCTGCAATCTCCCTCTAGCACATTTAGAAACTACCATAAGAAAGAAAAACACAAATGAAGATTTTCATACCACACTAGCCACAAGTGTGCTTGAGTTGTCCTTTCCCAGAAATTCCTGAGCAGAACTCTCAATAGTCTGCAAGCAACAATTAGCCATAGGAAATATTTTAAGTTTCTTATTCTACACCGGGTCAGAAGCTTTTTATCAGTTCAATTATTAGAACAGAGAGGAACAAACCAATCGAAGTATTTGATGAGATCTCGAGCTTGTTTCATTTAGAGAAGTCTCCCCTATCTTTCTCTGAGCTAAGAATAATTAAATTTCACACGGTTAAGACATCTCAATAATCAGCAAAAATGGCATTCTCTAAAAAATTTTTGCTTTATCACCTTCACACACAGAAATGAGTGCCTTAAGGTGGTTCCAATCCCTTAATGTTTCCTCCGTAAGTTTCTCAATCACCGTTCCTTTCTGACAATGACAATTTTAAAACTTCATTTTCGCATGAATAGAAGGATAACTTAAATGTCCAGTTAAGACATTTCACCTCTGGATCATCTAAAAGCCTAAGATGACCCGAATCCGTGCTGAGCAGATCTTTTACGGCTTCATTGTATATCTCAATTGCTGAGAACTTCAGCACAAATGCTCTCTCTTCATGCTGCAAAACAAACAAGACAATTAACGGTAGAAAAACATAACTTTTTCACAGCACAGGCACAGATAAGATACACATTCAAATGAGAGAGCAGTAATATCATATTCCAAATTACCTTATGAATGTATTCATATATATCTGCTGCAGTATACTCAGTTATACCAGTCATTGTGTATGTTTTACCACTGCTTGTTTGCCCATAAGCAAAAATGGTAgctgaaaagaaaatatatcagaaTTTTAAACTGTTCAATGATGCTTACGAAAAACCAATAGTGAGGTAATTGTACTTACAGTTAATACCACTAACTACAGAAAGAGCAATTTCCTTAGCCCCTTCctcgtatacttgctttgtggtgCAATCACTTCGAAATACCCTGTCTATTAGCAAAAATCATAaggcaagaaaaagaaaggaaggcaAAAATTTCAACATTAACATGTAAAATAGCATTCCAGAAAATGTAGAAAAACCAAGCCTTGGCAATGATATGTTGAATCAAACATTAAAAGATAGAATATGAATGGAGCCACTAAAAGTCATTGTTAATAATGTTTAAGATGCTGTAGGTGTTGACAATTTGAGGGAAGAGACATGCGTGTATGCAATCAACAGAAGAGAGAGATTCTTTTGGCATCCTCAAAATGTAGCTTAATTAAACCTCATCAACGAAATAATTCTTGCATTTATCAGACCGAACATCTGGAGTTCACTTTGCAAACAAACAAGATCTATAGAAAGGTGAAAAATCAACCAGTAATTAAAGCGAACTCACCAAACGTATAGGCAGTAGGAATCATGGATCGCTCTGGAAGACTGTTCCTGAAAATGATGGTGGTGTCATTGATGCACTCCCAATCACAGGAATCGTTTGCTGCCACCTCCTTCTCGCTCAAAGGCCTCAAACGCACCGAAACAAATATCTTCTCCACCTTCCCACCCCCGCCGGCTGGTGCCGATGCCGCCTCCGCTGCCTCCTCCATCTTCTCCCACCGCACCAGCTCCTCCGCGCCAACCGCCCCCATTCCTCTGGCTCAAACTCCTACACCATCTGCAAcaggctttcaatttaaagaaaaACCACCAACCGAAACATAAACAAGGTCACATCCTAGTCTGATCGGGATCTCTAGTAAGAGGTCACGATTTGTTGAGGAGTTGTTGGGGGCAGGCGGCAGGTCGTCGGAGAAGGGTACGGGACAGAAAAGCCATACACAGATCACACAACCCAAATGCGGTCAGATCGGTAGTTCATAAGTCAAGTATGAGACCGACAGGAGGTAGAAATTCCATCAAGGATTCTATAATACAATATTCACCAACACTCACTCCTCAAAATTCCTCATCATACACAAATGCCGGCGAccttttattttatattactttttCTCTCTCCAGTGGGTTTTGTTTCTGTGGATCTGAAGAAAAATACACAAGAAGGATATAGCCTCTCAGACCATGGAAGGGAGAGTCTACCTGATGCGAAGGTTGGGACAAATCAGTATTCGACAGCAATGTCGCGAGAATGCAGCTGGAAAGCAGAAGGGTTCTTGACAAGGGCAGACGGCCTactcaaaaaaatcataaaaaaaagaacaaaaaatcacTCTCTCGTGCTTCCTTCGATCGGAACTTCCAGTGATCTTACCTCGGATGAGGTTTTCTGGGCATCTGATGGTAGACTCGGACCACAGTCTTCCATCCTGGTGGACTGGCAGCAGGTACTTGCGAGATCTAAAGAGGGGAACCGCCCTCGCCGTGTGTTGTTTCGGAAAAGGAGGCGAGAGGAAGTGGCGTTCTTTCCTTCTCGTCGTTCTAGTTTCGGGTTCCAAAGTGTGTCGGCAGTTGTGGCTCGTTTCGCTGCATCTGGGATACACCTGACTTCAAACTGCCTGGAGTCTCCTCTTCCCCACCCCGACTAATCACGGTTAGTAGCTTAATGCTGCGGTTCGTTGGTACTAAGCACCATAAACTAATCTCAGAGACTACACCTTTGCTGTCCCTTCACGTATTAATAACAGTGGTAAAATACCTTTTATGCCCTTTTACGTATTAATGATAGTACAAAAGCACCTCGCTTACGTACCTCGGCAACGGATGACAGGTGGATGACACGTGGATCCTGCGGTTTGGCCAATGGTGATGCAGGTAGGTGGGGGGTCACGTTGCTGAAGCGGCGACGACGGGAGGCCCGTGCACAAAAAGGCGACGTGCATCGCACGCATCTCCAACGCGCGCCGACGGCATTCATTAATGATCACATATTATATTCAACATAGAGGAAAAGTCGTTTCCCGTGTCCGATGAATGGTTTTGAGCTATTTAATGACTTTCTTTGTAATTCCAAAAGCGGAGTTATCTATACGATTGTTGTACTTATCTTATTTATCTCTTGTAGAGAAATATATTGGCAGATAATGGAGCAACATGGGATGCACTACGCTTAACATTCTAAACAAAATTGCTAACGTATTGTATGTGCAATCAAATAGGATTCAAGTTCCTTAAATTGCTAGAGTACATACATTTGTAGGATAACGAGTTTTAAgtgtaattttttataattttcttggAAAAAACTCATGTTTTGGGTCtttctcaaaaaatatattctcttttgtttttttctaaTAGCATCTCTAattaaaaaactcaaaatatctttaaaaaaaaaattgataattttttttacttatttttacTGGTTTTGATGTGTTATAATATCTTTATTTGACTCGTTTATAGTATTtcttaataatatttatagtattttattgatgTATTGATAACACTATATTTTCATTACTTATagactattataatattatatttttatacttataatttatttgattaagGTTAGAAGTCTATTTAGatcgtttataatatttttaattatgctTTATATAGTTTGTATAGTTTTGATGTGTTATTAtcaaatataaaacataaatctACATCTGTGATCCAAGAATAATTAAATCAATGATCTTACTGCTGCACTAAGTTAGTAGAGTTTCTCAAAGAAAATGGCCACCCATCTCTTTCTCTCGAATATCATGTAACTTCACCATTCAAGTTGCAGGTGTCAAGTCCGTCTTCGTCTTGGAGCTTTCCTTAGATGCCTGAGAACTGTTCAGTGTGAGGAAGGTCATACACTATTGGTAGAAGACAGGTTTCATTGTGAAACAAGACATTTTGCTATCGACAGAAACTTGTATTCCCTTTAGAGAGCATCAGAACTCCTTAGGTGTACGAGAAGTTACAGAGTGAACCCAAGCCCAGTAAAAGAAGAAGGCGATGACAGGTACATGAGAGTAGCTATTTATTACTCCTCTTGCCTTCGCTGTCACAAGGCTGAAGACAAAGACGAAGTGCCAATAGCATTAGCAGTCAGGTCATCCCCTTTTTGTAGCCAAAAGCCGAGACACTGTGGCCTCGTCTGATCTTTCTCTTTGCCTCTGTTTTATTCTCTCTAGTTTCTATCGTAATTATCTCAGAGGTCGCTTTCCAATATCTCATTCTATCGACTGGTTTAGCTCATTAACATAGAAATGAAGTGCTTCTACTGTTAGGACTGACACTCTTCTCTGAAACAAGCAGCATTTGATGTGCATCATGTTGTGGCAACGTTTAACACCTTATCAGTTAATCAGATCAGGTTGATTAGCTATTGTGATTTCAAATGATCCTTCATCTCTGGCCAATGTTGGTAGTTTTAGCACTCAAAATTAAATGATGTGTTACTAACTATTTAGATATGAATGTTTTAGATCATGGgattaaatatatcaatatctaCTTTATTTGTCCAATGGATCCATAATGTCTGAATCTTGTGAAGATATCAAACCTTGCTTAGAAATGTTGAATATTGAATACACCAGTACATAAGATTAATAAACTGACTAATAACAATaaagtaattaattaattaattaattatatacctgtaaatattacaaaaaaaaaacttgcatgatattatttaattagtcTTTATCTGTTGACGGATTATAAATTCGTTGGCGAATTTTTGGGCCGAGCTGGATTTGAACCAGCGTAGACATATCGCCAACGAATTTACAGTCCGTCCCCATTAACCGCTCGGGCATCGACCCAGGaagaattctctcataggtttggtcgcctttaggattgtaccgtcttctccatcaaccctaccgcctactccactgagtagcaaaggtacagcaccacgtactgcctacttcgttccttggttatgccctcttgcatgacccgaagtccttcactttcggttatcttgatgagaagctcattgacaccggtcttacgaagtttctcggcctctgcccttcagccttatctcggtacttggagattgcctctgcatgctccacctcctcggcctctttcacgactaagcgctctccctccatgagagcaagggatcaatgacttttacggaagtcccacctctgcggtaccatggcgcttccatgcccatggcactactatccgtcgcctcgcatctgcattcattttcttcacaatcagtagatatgcctctgtggcactcctccgagtccacctccattctaactgatgcttgattttgggtagctaagtccctctggactcatcgtcgcttcctcacccctttcgaccccctgcttcaacacctctgtgttctccaagcaactccctctggtcgatggaaagatagactgcaactcccatgcatgg
Above is a genomic segment from Musa acuminata AAA Group cultivar baxijiao chromosome BXJ3-4, Cavendish_Baxijiao_AAA, whole genome shotgun sequence containing:
- the LOC135636865 gene encoding kinesin-like protein KIN-7F codes for the protein MGAVGAEELVRWEKMEEAAEAASAPAGGGGKVEKIFVSVRLRPLSEKEVAANDSCDWECINDTTIIFRNSLPERSMIPTAYTFDRVFRSDCTTKQVYEEGAKEIALSVVSGINSTIFAYGQTSSGKTYTMTGITEYTAADIYEYIHKHEERAFVLKFSAIEIYNEAVKDLLSTDSGHLRLLDDPEKGTVIEKLTEETLRDWNHLKALISVCEAQRKIGETSLNETSSRSHQILRLTIESSAQEFLGKDNSSTLVASVNFVDLAGSERASQALSAGARLKEGCHINRSLLTLGTVIRKLSKGRNGHVPYRDSKLTRILQPSLGGNARTAIICTMSPAISHIEQSKNTLLFASCAKEVVTSAQVNVVMSDKALVKHLQKELARLESELRYPGISPSVEALLREKDAQIKKMENEIQELIQQRDVAQLRVDGLLQVVGEDHSSRQWESSQTSSLNVPYACEDLLSMTERSDIADCSLDSSSTKFLTSRSQHYLQTQKPGTPSPRHSITKFEFIGLSGNQGEEEIDKSLDGDFEEICKEVRCIEMNEACRSEDSNSLLTEGSNSLEQPATISSERIHGHHIPERQMDLGSLGADPVTLEQHLQNVRKTLVNFVKAYPDASSPWSSWQDPSFRALPFSRSRSCRSILVSSSPWLQEDSTPPNLSLREFPGRPEGFQKKLFALNHGSEIRKLSVRGSQNSEDDTSFSVEKQLNPDVDPEIETTRLDDYREPNKMTQVHRKKQLIIDQETELNVVEDFGAESTVKDVGLESTMDSLQSPSRWPQEFEKKQQEIIELWHDCNVSLVHRTYFYMLFKGDPTDSIYMEVELRRLSFLRSNLFQGNVHKAAALDQRTTSSQSLKLLRRERDMLCRQMQKSLSAAERESLYIKWGISLDSKQRRLQLVRHLWSKTKDLEHVRESASVISRVIGLAEQGQALKEMFGLTFSPQESNRRTYSWKHGLSSRK